A window of Bactrocera dorsalis isolate Fly_Bdor chromosome 4, ASM2337382v1, whole genome shotgun sequence genomic DNA:
ttggaGAATCAAAACGTtggacaacaaaaaacaaaatttttttttctacaaaattttttttagtaaaacttgcttttaatttttttccatagcAAATATGATAGACTTGgcaaaaagttaataaattataGTGAGTGAGccatatgcatacacatgcatgtatgtatatgtttatacaccAGACATAGAGGCACATAcactattgttgttgcaacttaTAGTTTGTACTTGTGAAAATATTATCATTTCACAAGCAGATTAACAAAACAGCTGTGTGGGGCAAAGGTGCATGCAGCATATGCAcaaaacacatgcacacatatagtacatacatatgtgtgtaaataagGCTTTAACCGTATGtataattgtataattttaagcacacacacatatgcacatacatacttgcttTTATGTAGGCAAACGCCCGTACTCTTTGACTTGAGCAAACCACACCTCGGCGCATAATCAGCTAGGTGTAAGATTTTGGCAGCTGGCATATTGCCTACTTTAAGCTTGTTGCTGCCCAAAGCCAATTGAGGTGGCTTAACACGCCAAGACTGCCAATTAAGTCTGATAATTATAGTATCGGTAgaaaattagtaattaattaatattcaatGAAAACGAGGGGAAATTGCGAGGAATCACAGATAGATCGTTAAAATAGGAAAAGAATATTTAGAGGGCTAAAATTGCGTGGATAATTTGCAACTATGAGAGTTAAAgacttattttcaaaaatgcatGGTTATCCAGAGAGTTCGTATaagtagataaaaaaaaaatttttaagcaatcATAAAATTACTTATAGCATGATTGTATCgaaattttgtgcttttccCAACTGTTAAGATACCGCGGATAAACGTTCTTTTAATTAAGCgttaataaaattactcaaagaataattttatttccaaatttttatccTTTCAACTGTTCGGATAACGccgataaagttttttttaataaaacataaaagaaaCTACTCAATAGCTAATCTCAtacataatttgtatttaatcgAACTGTACGGATAACGCGGATAagctatattttacaaaaaaacattaatgcACTCCACCTTTATTATTATCTAAACATTTTAGTTATCCGAAAAGTTATTATTTCAGTTAATCGACTGTTTGGATAAGGCGGATAATATTGTTCtaactttaacaaaatatatactaaattgtaattatttccCTCGCTCGCTTCAAAGTGTTATTCGGATAAGTAATATCCGATTTTACTATGCCAACTTTACTGACTGTTCGGATAAGGCGGATAATGTTCtaactttagtaaaaaatttattaaattgtcttAATTATTTCCCGCGCtctaaatcaaattaaaaaaattttttaggcTTATCAGAGTTAACTGAAATTTACGGataaggaatttttttaatagcttcggttttgatatttttttatacatttacataaatactttgtataataaattacgaaaattaattaattagttgcGAGCTAGCATCAAAGTTTTATCcggataaataaatttaatattttatatagaaattcatcatagaaaaatttttaaaggcaTATCGGAGTTATCCGAAATTAACGGATAAGTGATTTCTTAATAGTTTCTTTAAATATTCAGTTATATATTTGACACGAAGTTTTTTAGAGCACATTTAAAGTTTATCCGAGTTATCCGACGAGCAGATAAGACAACATTTTTGCAGTACTTTTTTAGAATATGTAATTTACCACATTTTGAcatttaaaaaatgcatttcagtCTATCCGAGTTATCCTATGAGCAGATGAGACAATATTTTAGTaggtttattaataattttatgtattttttaacagttttaaGCTTATTAGTTATGCACAATTACGTTATCCGGTTCGTGGAGACTATTTTAAGCACCAATATTAATTCTTAGACCATAAAACCACAAATGcatttatatacgtacatacacacacatgtatgtacatgccatatctaaaatgtatatactatatgaacCTCATACTTAAGTTCTCATAAATAACacacatattatgtatataaatatatgaccGATATTCTACTAACTACTCTCACATTAAAACCGTTTCACATAGCTAACACTATTACGCATCTCTTCATCTCCTCTATTGCTTTCACCTCTTCCTTTCTAACTGTTGCTCTTCCTCCGCATTTCCCACAGATCGGGCCACCACACACTCGGCCGTCTACCCTCGCACCATCAGCAGAACTCATCGGGCTATCTGAGCGGTCCCAATAACGGCAAATATGCAACACTCAGCAAACAGTGTAAGACTCTCGAATCTAGCGATTTTTACTGAGAATCGCTTGCCTGCAACACAAATGCAGGCAttagcaacaccaacaacgccAACATTCtcggcagcaacaacatcagcaaTCACATcaaacatcaacaacagcagACCAATTCATTGAAAAATATCTTCGCTTCGGCAACGTTACCACGTTCGGCTGGCTCCTCCATACGTTCCGTACTCTCCGCACAAGCTGTACATCGTTCCACCGGTAATGGTTTGGATCGTGACGATGATCGTGATCCACGCGATGTCACTAATAACAGTTTCAATCGTTTCGATCCGAAGTATATTAGTATTGGACCGAAGGCGGTGCGCGGCAATAACAATTTGAATATTGTCGCCGCCGCCACAGCAAATAAATGTGCCACGCTGCGGCATGTAGGCCGCTACGGTGGCTCGTTGAAGGGCGCCAGCCCCTCGCCGAATCTGCGCAGCGCCAAGACACCCTCCATTGCGACCGTATCGAAGGATTACTGCCAACAACCGGACTGCATACCGCAAACCTATACAACCGAAGTGATTGTGCCACATCAGACGCAACAACAGCAGCCGCCACCACCACCCGCACCGCTGCCACCACCAAAACCGCGTACCACCAACACATTCACCGAGATACCGGGCACTACGGGCGTGGGCAGCTCCTATGCCAAAGAGCAGCAACAAATGCTGATGCAGCAGCAACAGTTACAacaattccaacaacaacaacagcagcaacaacaacaccaactgcagctacagcagcagcagcaacaacagcaattggcCGCACTACAAGCagcgcagcagcaacaacaacaacaaacacaactacaactgcaacaacagcagccgaCGCTGCACCAGCAACTGCACCAACACCACCCGCCCACGACACACATACTGCCACCCACGGCAGTCTACAGCATTGAGACGTCGGGCTATCAGCCGCAGACGCAGCAACAGCCGCAATCGCAGTCTGCGGTGCAGCCACAACATTTACAGCAACACATGGTGGTtgcacagcagcaacagcaaccacCACCAACGGCCGCGCCACGTGAGCCACCACGACCACCGCCACAGCGCTCACTGAATCCGGCTTCCATAGTCAACCAACCATTGCCGGAGATACCACAGCAGGCGCAGCAATCGAAGATCTCACCACAACCGCTGTGCGCAGCCAATCTCAATCAGTATCGCTCATTACAACGACCACAGGCACAGAAAATGCAACTGCCCAGCGGCGCCATGCCGACGCAGCAGCAACAGCCACCCTCGTTGCCGCCAAAGAAGAAGTCGTCGCGCGAGATTAGCACTTCTACGGCGGGCGGCACTTTAAATGCCAATCACTTGCAGACTTTGCCACCAAAATCTGCCAGTTTGCGACAGCAGCAAAACGCCACCAACGCTTACAGTTACGAGCGCGAACGTGAGCGTGAGCGCGCAGAGCGCCACGAACGTCCGAGACGCGCGGAAACGCTTGATAATGCGCGCACTGCCAGCAGCGGCAGCATGGCTTTCATTGAGCAACAATTCACCAGCGGTGGCATGAAGAAGCAACACTCTTATGACTCGTATacgctgcagcagcagcaggcaCAGCGGCATGCGGCTGCAACCACGCCCAACAATAACTACCACGGCGCAATCAGTagcaaacaccaacaacaacagcagcagcaacaatactTAATTGAGGCGCAACAGCAGCAGCTGTACTATCGCTCGCTGAAGCGCGGCGGCTCGCATGCCAACAACGATCTCTACTCGGTGACAGAATTGTAGGAATGTGCCTGCTGCGGCGGCGGCGTGGATGTTGTGCGGCGCACGACAACGTGTGCCACAACAGTTGCGCCACCAGCCGCAGCAGCAGCCGCACAAACGGCCGCACCACCACCCATACCCTTGCCGCCGAAGAAGCATCGTTCCTCAGCGAGCGTAGGCACCGCAACGATGACGACGCGCGACAGTCAGACCACTGCCAAAGTCACAACGACCGCCGCGACGAGCATGACTTGTGACGAACACGAATACGACGAGTATTGTCCGGAGCAATACGATGcgcatcatcatcaccatcacGGCTCTACACAGACACAGACGCAAACGCAGTGCGAGCGTGACCGAGAACGTGAACGCGATCGAGAGCGCGAACGCGAACGTGATGCGCATCATCGCCACAGCTCATCACGCGCTGGCGCTGCCGCGTCCGCACTGAAACACCAACGTGCCGCCACCTTCGATGTGGCCGATGCGCGCGACTACGAACTGCAACGACTGGGCAATCGACGctcacaacagcaacaacagctgcagcagcagctACAACAGGCAACCGGCGGTGGTGGTAGCAGCAGCAAATACCGTGGCGGCGAACATCGCGGTGAGCGTACGCACGACCGTGAACGCTCACGTAGCGATCATCGCATTGCCACTTACGCCTGCGACGATACAGCGCTTTGCGGTAGCAGCATTGGCGGACATCAAAATCATCTGGCCAATGGTGGCGTCACACAGTCGAGCAGGCAGCAGCGGCGCGAAAAAACGTTCAAAGTATGATTTTTAGAGACGTCATAAAAATTTTCCCCTCCCTCTACGGAGACGTACGGTAAACATGCGACAGCAGCGGCGGCTTACAGTTGGTAAATTGTTGCGACAATGAATCAGCGTGGCAGTCCGGTGGCCAATCGACGGCAGTGTTGAGCAACCGCAATGTGGGCGTGTACTTGTGCGttaagtggagggcagtgtGGCAGCAGCGCGGCggatttataataataattgtgcGCAACACAGCACAAATTTCCAACACCAAAACAAACAaccaaaagaaaacaacaagaaaatcaTCACACCGCTTCAGGCGTGTGAGTTAGTTGCTGTGTTGCCTCTTTTAGTAAACGATTAGCGACAAATCGGCATCTACCAAATCCTTGAACCCCAAATaagtgtacgagtatatgtattataatgctGTAACTAGTTTCATCActagcgttgttgttgtgtagtTTAGCTTAgtttgttttcatattgtgATTgcagtatgtttgtatgtgtatgtgcttaGTTAAGAAGTTGTTAACGTTCAGCAGTGCGCACAAATTTTGTGTAATTAGTTTtagaaggcaaaaaaaaaaaaacaacgacaaACCAAAGCAGCCGAAGCGTGTCATACCAAATTGTTTGCTGGCGTAAGCGTGTGTTGCAAAATTTAGGTActtcacaaaataaatataaaaatagattcgtgactttttttatttattaatattttattaatttttctagcAAAAAAAAGGCTCtgcttgtttataaaaatgttattttaagattttttagcaaatattttcgtGGTTCCTAACATCGAAATCcaaacaaaatacgaaaagactttttagactacccaatattttaaacaaatccAGCAaggcacaaaacaaaaaatattttttgactcaAAGCAATACCAGAACGCGAGTGGTAAGGAAGGTAGGgcattgtttttaaaaaatttattaaagaaatatttttattttttttttcaaccacaaatatatactatttttgtttttgctttatattatatatttcaattgttAAGTatttggaaacaattttttaaattttttattttatttttattataaaaaaatcgaatattttctaaatttaaaaaaaaaatattatttattttactcaaaattttttgattattttttttttaattaaattttttatgtttgggAACAAAACAtagagtaaaatatatatataaaaatatttaaattaaatacatatgtatgtatatatttattttcaaataaaaatatattcattatttgattttattaagatttataaaatattaaaaaaaatacttgagcGTTAaggcttttgtttttcttaatatttagaatattttaaaatataaatcttgAGCTATTTGTTGagtgttcaataaatttttaattttatctcaaataaatttaataacaaataagttcgtaacacatttttttaattacttaaaataaatattttatttttttcatttattaaaaatctttaaattccaataaaaacgtattttaattataaaaaaggtATTTGAActttaaaatctaaaaaaatttcagtaaagtttgaaaaaattatttttggaaaattgaaaaaaattatttgctggaaaaattatataaaaaaattacattttgtaaaaatacacacaatatattgaaatgggaaaaaagtgtaaatttttttaaattattttggaaaaaattttgcaacaatattttgataattttttttagaataaaaaaaaaattttttaacattaattttttttaataaatgttaaaaaaaaattttatttaaaaaaaattatcaaaatatgtatttttgcgaaattttttccaaaataattataaaaaatatttttttttatatttattcaaaaaaaacgaacattgagtaaaaataaatttcaggaaagtttgaaaaaaatatgtttggacaattaaaaaatttctttctggaaaaattataaaaaaattttatttttcggaaaaattataaaaaaaattatttttcgggaaaatatataaaaaaaattattttctggataaattataaaaaaagtagattttgtaaaaattgctaTAATATATTGAagtgagaaaaaattatttttttaatatttggaaaaagttTCATGAAAACTTGTTAATGActtgttttttagaaaaaaatattttttttaaaccaaatattgagtaaaaaataaagtcttaaaaaattgcagaaaagtttgattaaaatattgttgagagtttaaaaaaaaatgtttttagaattattataaaaatatgtattttgtaaaaaatataatgaagtgggaaaaattattttttttttcaattttttggctaatttagaaaatattcaaaatttttgaactttaattttttataaatattttattttaaatattaacgcaaataattttcagtcataaaaaaaacattatattccaatgaagaaaaaaaaaatattttaattataaaaaaatttgaaaatttttgtttagcttttattactatttttacttgttataattcgaatttttttattttaatttattacacttaaattttttctaatattaacTCACTGAATTTAGTTGCAAATAAGtcgataaattttttaaatatttaattttcttttccaattgccaaaaaaatatcaaaattttttattatacatagttatgtaaattttttttagttttttctattataattttattaatttttttgtttatttttctattataattttgttaaatattttttttaacatttttctattataattttattaaatatttttttttttagattggtttctcataattttattaaaaataatttttataaatatttatgcataattttaaatgtatttttattaaaaaaaaagagtaaGAAAGAAGAGCAAGCACGCTTTCGCCAACAAACAGTGACGCGCTAGAATCAGACACGTACAGTCATGCTAAAAACTATGCACAACATTTGACACAATTTCGTTTAAAACTTTCAACGTTAgttctttaattaattcaccGTTAAAACTTTTAAGCTGATACATAATATGTTGTTGCATTGAAGGGTAATCAATTTTCTAATATATTACCGTTATATTTGCCATAAGTTGTTGAGTGTTGCCCATTGTATGCATTTGTAATTTATTAgctataatttgcatttttagttaaaatatactgataaaataattttactataaatttataaaacgaatattgtcaaatatttatttaagttatgTCGTAAGTAATTAAGCTGTGTAACGCATACTTATAAGAATTAGCAAACATTTTTAACCAAATATACGTTCGTACTATGCTTatgaatttaatacaaaaaaaaatattttttacactaaaaaaaattgttgcgcAGTGCTACTACCATTGAAATATGGcgcagaaaatatttatgatttaagattttattattattatttgcaatgacaagtttaaaacaaaaatttgaaagtatttatgattttagattttattattattaatttgcaattcaaaaataattcaaaatatttatgattttagattttattataatttttttattatcacaagttaaaaaaaaatgtggcaaggctaaattttttaattcaaaaacttGATTATAACTGACAGTTAAAGCAAAAAAgtagaaatattttgtgaaataaaaaattgccactggcaaataaattttaaatttgaaaattattttttgaaaatcaaaatttttttgaaaactaaaatttttttgaaaactaaaattttttaaaacacattTCCCTCACACCCCACAACTacataaaatctatttttttatttaaccacattttattaaattattattatgaattcCGAAGTGTGTaagcgaaataaaatttttgtgacgtcaataaataaaaaaaaacaaaaacaaacgagcGAAAAACGaactaaatatgtaaaaatgaacGATAGCAAAGTTGTgcgaaatgaaattaataattataaaataaatacactgtaaatttatgaaatagacacaaataaaatagaattcCAAACAgaaaaaccaaataatttttaaataactgttAAACTATAACTATGTAAAGCAGTTGCGAGTAACGGGTTTCTTGcataacaaacaacaactataaaGCGTTGCCAGCGTGTAAGTGTACAAGTATTTTGGTACACACAGTAAGCTCGCATTGCAATAGCATTACATTAAATCGAAATTTAATGAGTAGTGAATTTTTTAAACTCAAAAATCCGTATTCAGGTCTataattgcatttaaaaatatatatattatactacaaGGATATACTATAGTTAAAGCATAAAACATATGAAAGTAGTTATGACTATTTAGACTAACAAAAAGGcaaaataaacacaatttttaacaAGACACACCGTTTAAAAGTCCCATTTTCATAGCGATAATGCAAAATTTGTTTCTAACCTTAAGCGCCTAAGTTTTAATGCcaattgtatatgtaaatatttatatattttttaataattaatgtaTGCTAAGCAGATTAGCACacaattatgaataaaaaacaacaaaccaataattatttacagttattatttttttcacaacaaagcatgtacatatgcatgtatgtacgtattagtattattatggtttttcagattttttgggacgacaaaatattgaaatcaactgtataataaataaaaaaaattataataaaataaagaaaaactaaaaactggtTGACGTCTATATAGAGCtgtttcaaaaatcaaaatagttttaaaaataatacaactcACACAATaaacaatgtacatatgtaaaacgcACAGCAAACCGCAAGAAATATGCAAACATTCGCGCATGCGCGCCGAAATTTACCACATAGTccctttaataaaaataaaatgttatcgAAACCGTTTCAAAATAACTTTGCGCGCCAAAATGTCTCTCCGCATAACTCACTACTAGCACATAGTTTACCTGACGCTTTCCACTTGTCAACTACAGTTGCAATGCCGTTAGCCTTCAACACAACCCACACTTAAACACTACCCCAAACTTGCTTACCTGTgtatttgtttgcaaaaatcgtaaaaaagcGGCTCCAAAAAATACATTATGCGTAAGCTTTGCGCACTTTCTTAATTAGCATAGTTATTTCTCTCTCACACTTTTACGC
This region includes:
- the LOC105232123 gene encoding LOW QUALITY PROTEIN: uncharacterized protein LOC105232123 (The sequence of the model RefSeq protein was modified relative to this genomic sequence to represent the inferred CDS: substituted 1 base at 1 genomic stop codon) yields the protein MEQPSILVRILHSIPHVNYTFQRVNDTFNPDSDVYLESLGILASIPAGLLILSLFGLLLYLLTRCCDRKPRKPSAQRCQSCTLVVITLMTCAAIGLGLYGNDDFHNGLLQAFSSGKQVEGLVLNLKRQTELIKFDLEMKMSQHKLEQQIEKVQYNQTAVMLLIDTCQLVRENTSRAVTSLDNMVLYFMKTKGSENDTSLMGLLYLGELYESIRWPVTLGFLTLLLLLCTILVIGVARRSRCALIFFSVSGLFCIIICWLLAGIYLASSVAAGDFCMRPHEFMCRQVGMRSPYVYFLNCGTLRNRFILRLNESRDLVERARDSIYLIQRMSQETYPRIDVHKTLEAMENDLEETKRNLTVLSATLDRRAIDRHYADALHGLCSGGLLGLSLMMVAGLLTSFLLTILVYADSHAWIYLSKRPSSLDIDKSETTPLFPSNAPSASISPTAPLHTGTMNRTLPHHQQSATHSIGAGSGIGGIGSSGTLGSHRNGTAGMRTGSGHHTLGRLPSHHQQNSSGYLSGPNNGKYATLSKQCKTLESSDFYXESLACNTNAGISNTNNANILGSNNISNHIKHQQQQTNSLKNIFASATLPRSAGSSIRSVLSAQAVHRSTGNGLDRDDDRDPRDVTNNSFNRFDPKYISIGPKAVRGNNNLNIVAAATANKCATLRHVGRYGGSLKGASPSPNLRSAKTPSIATVSKDYCQQPDCIPQTYTTEVIVPHQTQQQQPPPPPAPLPPPKPRTTNTFTEIPGTTGVGSSYAKEQQQMLMQQQQLQQFQQQQQQQQQHQLQLQQQQQQQQLAALQAAQQQQQQQTQLQLQQQQPTLHQQLHQHHPPTTHILPPTAVYSIETSGYQPQTQQQPQSQSAVQPQHLQQHMVVAQQQQQPPPTAAPREPPRPPPQRSLNPASIVNQPLPEIPQQAQQSKISPQPLCAANLNQYRSLQRPQAQKMQLPSGAMPTQQQQPPSLPPKKKSSREISTSTAGGTLNANHLQTLPPKSASLRQQQNATNAYSYERERERERAERHERPRRAETLDNARTASSGSMAFIEQQFTSGGMKKQHSYDSYTLQQQQAQRHAAATTPNNNYHGAISSKHQQQQQQQQYLIEAQQQQLYYRSLKRGGSHANNDLYSVTEL
- the LOC109579953 gene encoding UPF0430 protein CG31712 — protein: MTTRDSQTTAKVTTTAATSMTCDEHEYDEYCPEQYDAHHHHHHGSTQTQTQTQCERDRERERDRERERERDAHHRHSSSRAGAAASALKHQRAATFDVADARDYELQRLGNRRSQQQQQLQQQLQQATGGGGSSSKYRGGEHRGERTHDRERSRSDHRIATYACDDTALCGSSIGGHQNHLANGGVTQSSRQQRREKTFKV